Within the Spirochaetales bacterium genome, the region GGGCCGTCAGTCTGGAAAACCGATGCACACGGATGAGTGTTCATGCCGATTCGATTGTCATTGCAACCGGTTTCGAACCCTATGATCCCGCACGTAATCTCAAATGGGGTTACGGCAGGAACCCGCAGGTGATTACGGCAACGGATCTGGAGCGATGTTTGTATGATGAAAGATACCCCGGAGTTCATGTCAGCCGCATTGCATTTATCCAGTGTGTCGGTTCCAGAAATGTGACGGAGGGTGTTTCACAATGTTCGCGTATCTGTTGCGCATACGCCTTGCGCATGGCTAATAAATTAACCTATGACCGACCCGGGACGGCGGTCGATTTTTATTATATGGATATCCAGGGTTTCGGCAAACAGTTTCCGGATTTCATGGCGAACGTAAACGATTCCGTCTCTTTTATACGAAGCAGCCCGGTCAGTGTGGCAACAGAGGAGGGGGGGAAACCGATCGTCAGGTTCGAATCCCCTGAGACGCATGCATGTATCGAAACCGCCTATGATCTTCTCGTGTTGTCACACGGTCTCTGCCCCCGGGATAATGCACCTAATGTTGCGGAGCTTTTCGGTCTTGATCAGGATGTGAATGGATTTTTCAACGATTTCCCGGCTGACGGGGCCGCCTCTTTACGTTCCGGGATTTTTACAGCCGGCACATGCAGGGGGCCGATGCGCATCGATGAATGTATAACGGATGCAACGGCCGTTTCTCGGAAGATCTTTGCGTTTTTGGAAGGGGAAGCGGCCGGGTGAAGAACAGCAAGGTAAGTATTTTCCTTTGTGATTTTTCTCTTTGCCTGAAAAATGGTCCTGATGTATATCGTATAAAAAAGGAATTGGAAAAGAATCGCCATGTCGGGGAAGTTATCGTCCTGAAAGCCCCGTGCAGGGAATCCGCCACGGCCGTTCCCGAAATAAGCGGGAACCGCCTTCTTATAGCCGGCTGCTCTTTTCTGCAAAAGTGTGGTGGCTTCGGACAACCCGGGAAGGTGATATCCGTCGATACATCTAATTTCATTATGATAGATATCAGAAACCTTGTTATGGGACTTTATTCGACAAAAAAAGAAAGAGAAAGCAACCTGATCGGGCAATTGCTCATGCATGCCGCCATCCTTGCGAATAAGCAGCCGGTAAAAAACGTGAATGTCCGGCCGTTTGATAAAATCCTCGTGTACGGAAGCGGGCTTTCCGGGTTGCTTGCCGCGCTTGACATACCCTCAACGACTACCCTGGATGTTATCGAAACACCGGGAGAAACGGTTTCGCCGGGCTTTTTATGGGAAACGATGAACCATCCTTCGATAGTATATCGATTGAGAGAAAAGGTTTCAGAGAGGGGAATTATCGGTTTTATCCCGCGTGATGATGTAATGGGTCTTGAACGTGTTGAAAAGGGATTTATCCTGAAGAAAAAAGGGGGCGGCATTGTCGAATACGGGGCGATCATTTTCGCGCCTGAGCGCCGTGAAGGTGAAAACAATGGAGACGGGTCCCTCACCCTTTCCGGTCTCTATCTTCTTCTTGAAAAGAATGTCGTATGCCGGGGTACAATGGTGTTCCTTCTTGAAAATGTCGAAACGACGAGCCCCGAGGTATATGGTGATGTCATGAGGGCGGCTCTCCACAGCAAGAAACGGGACAGGGGTGAAGTGATTGTTGTCTCGAATGATATCCATGTCGCGTTTCGGGGGGGAGAAGAACTTTATGATGAATGCAGAAAAGCGGGAGTCGTCTTTATCAGACCTTCAGGGGATTATGAGGCTCTCAGTGACGGAGGTTCGTTCAGGATATCGGGGATTGATGCGGGAACCGGAAGCAGGTTAACCCTGGATAGACCGGAGATCGTTGTCATCCCGCAGAAACCGGTACTTTCAGAGACCTCGCTGCATTTTGCGGCTATGGCACGTCTGAGTCTGCCGGGAAACCGGTATTCCCAGGCTGATTCCCTCAGTGCGATTCCTTCGGAAACAAACGTGAAGGGGGTGTTTGTCACGGGCGCGGCAAGGGAGAATCTGGGGTTTTCCGCGATGAGAGAGGACATCCACTCGTGTGTCTTTGCCGTTACCGCGTATCTGGCCGGACAGGCGGGGAATATCGAAGAACGCATTCCCCTGATCGATGCCGAGAAGTGCGTTCTGTGCCTTACCTGTATCAGGGTTTGTCCGTATAATGCTTTAGTAACCGATACGGAAAAGGGTATCGCGAAAATTATCGAAACCGCCTGCATGGCGTGCGGAATCTGTGTATCTGAATGTCCCGCCCGGGCGATGCAGATGAGGAACCTCACGACTACCGCGATCGATGAGGGTGTCGGGCTTCTTTATCCGAAAGGAACTGGTTGAATGGCGGATTTTGTACTGCTGTTGTATTGCGCTTTTGGAGCAAAGAAGGCATTAATGCGGATGAGCGACCTTGGATTACGGATCCCTGCGAATGTGCGGCTTTTTGAACTTCCGTGCAGCGGCCGTGCGGATGAAGTACTCATCATGAACGCACTGGAAAAGGGATATCGCGGTGTTCTTGTCGTGGGTTGCCAAAAGGAGAATTGCAGATATATTGCGGGTAACCTGAGGGCGGAGAAACGGGTCGAAAGAATCAGAGCCCTGATAAAGCAGGCGGGGATAAGAGAAAAACGAATCGGGATGGTCTTTACCGCACCGGATGAAGCGCGGACCCTCTCGAAAAAGATACATGATTTTATGGATCGGATAAACGAAACATAGGGAAGAAGGAGACGAGAATGTCAGCGACAATTATTGACGGAAACAGGATTGCCGCCGGAATACGGACGGACCTGAAAACGGAAATCGACAATTTGAAAATTACCGGGGGTATCGTTCCCGGGCTTGCGGTTGTTCTTGTGGGTGAGGACCCGGCCTCCCGTGTGTATGTGCGTATGAAAAACAGGGCCTGCTCCGATATCGGTATATATTCCGAACAACATACCTTTGGCCGGGATATAACGGAAGCGGCACTGCTCGAAAAAATATCGGAATTGAATAGTGATAACAGGATTCACGGTATCCTCGTTCAGCTGCCCCTGCCCCCACATATTGAAGAACAGAAGGTGATCGGGGCCATTCTCCCGGAAAAGGATGTCGACGGTTTTCATCCGGTCAATATGGGAAAACTACTCATCGGTATTGACGGTTTCAAGCCGTGCACGCCGTACGGGGTACAGCAAATGCTCGTCCATGCCGGGATTCCCGTCGAGGGCGCACACGTCGTTGTCGTGGGCAGAAGTAATATCGTGGGAAAACCGATTGCCGGCATCCTCGTTCAGAAACAAAAGCACGCAAACGCCACCGTAACACTCTGCCATTCCCGGACGAAAAATCTCGCCGGACTCACCAGGCAGGCGGACATTCTTATTGCCGCGATCGGAAAACCGGAGGCGATCACCGCCGATATGGTGAAAGAGGACGCGGTGGTCATCGATGTGGGAGTCAACCGGGTTGACGATCCGGGTTCGGAAAAGGGGTATAAGCTTGTCGGTGACGTCAAATTCGGGGAAGTCTCGCAAAAGTGCAGGGCCATATCGCCCGTTCCCGGCGGTGTCGGACCGATGACGATCACCATGCTTCTTTACAACACGGTACAATCGGCAAAGAACCATGCCGGGATCGAATAGTCTGCACGGTATGGTGCAGGATGATTGTCATAAAGTGAGGGAATCATGATTGTAGCGGAACAAAAACCCGTCGGGGAAATACTCGCCATGTTAGGGGCCGGCAAACGGATCCTGGTCGTCGGCTGCGACAGCTGCGTGACCGTTTGTCTTTCGGGCGGAGAAAAGGAAGTGAATGTGCTCTGCTCGGCACTCAGAATGTCCCAGAAGGGATTCAGCCGGATTACGGGCCGCACCGTAAAACGTCAGTGCGACAGGGAATTTCTCGAGGACATACGGAAGGACGCGGAGGAAAGCGATATACTGCTTTCGATGGCGTGCGGTGCCGGCTGCCAGATGTTGTCCGATTTTTTCGAGGGTATGATCGTGCTTCCCGCCCTCAATACCCTTTTTATGGGATCGAACGAAGGTGCCGGATACTGGCTGGAACGCTGCCTCGGCTGCGGCGATTGCGTGCTGCATATAACAGGCGGTATTTGTCCCCGCGTGAGGTGCGCCAAAGGACTCATGAACGGTCCCTGCGGCGGATCCAAAGGCGGGAAGTGTGAAGTCGATCCCGAGCATCTCGAATGCGGATGGAATCTCATTTATCACAGGCTAAAGACCCTCGGTGCACTCGACCGGATGATGGAGATACAACCGCCCCGCGACTGGTCCCGGTCCCATGAAGGGGGGCCGCGACGGGTGATAAGGGAGGATATCGCGCTATGAACGTGAACAAGAACAAGAGCGGGCTTGAAAAACTTTTCGAAAAGGGTGAGTTTGTCGTGACCGCCGAATTGGGTCCGCCGAAAAGTGTCGATCCTTCCGTCATCGATGCCAAGGTGATCGCCCTGAAAGGGGCGGTCGATGCGGTCAATATTACGGACAATCAGGCCGCGATCGTGAGGATTTCCTCGATCGGAACGGGTATTTATGTGAAGAACGCCGGCATCGAGCCGATTATTCAGATGACCTGCCGCGACAGAAACCGGCTCGGCATCCAGGCGGATCTCCTCGGGGCTTCACTGAACGGGATAAAAAACCTGCTCTGCATTACCGGCGATCATCAGTCGTTGGGAAACCACCCCCGTGCCCGGTGCGTTTTTGATATCGATTCGATTCAACTCATCGGGATGGTGAGGGATATGCGTGAGAAAGGTGTGTTTCAGTGCGGAGAGGCGATCAGAAACGGAAAGCATGCCGATGTGCATGCCCCCGGTTTTTTCATCGGCGGAGCGGCTAATCCGTTCGCGGAGCCCCTCGAGTGGCGTGTCGATCGTTTACGGAAAAAGGTAAATGCCGGGGTCGAGTTTATCCAGACCCAATGTATCTATGATATGGAGCGGTTTTCCCGATGGATGAAAGAGGTCACGGCACGCGGTCTGCATGGACAGGTGAAGATTTGCGCCGGTGTTTCTCCGCTCAAATCAGCCGGCGCGGCGGTATATATGAATGAAAAGGTCGCGGGGATTGTTATTCCGGATCACTGCATCGAACGGCTGAGAAAGGCGGACGATGCAAAAGCCGAGGGGTTGAAGATATGTATCGAACAGATTCAACAGCTGATGGAGATGGAAGGGGTCGCGGGCGTCCATATTATCGCGATCGAATGGGAGACTGCCGTGAGAGGGATCGTGGAAGGCGCGGGGCTTTTACCCCGACCGGAAATGGAGGAATAAGTGAACGGAGAAAGCATTAAAGCCGCATATGAAAAAGCCGCCAATATGCTTCGTGATATGGACCTCGAGGAAGTATGCGGCAGGACAGGTGCGAAACGGAAGGGAAATATCCTCTCGCTGGATTATTTTAACGAAACTGTCGAGGTAGTGCTTCCGGAAATAATATGCAGGGGTGAACATATTAGCGAGGTCGATGCACTTATTATCATTCATTATCTGATATCGACGGGAGCCGCTGAAACGAATGGCGAGTTTGTCGGATTCAAGGATCTGCCGGGCGGTATGTTCCATTACAACACCTTTGTAAAAGAAGGCCCCGGGCGTCTTTCCGAGATTTTTGCCGAAGAACACGGAAGAATAGTGTCTGCTGCCGCCGGACTTGGCGGTGAAAAAGCCGCTTTCGGGGACGCGTCGGTGAAACTGAAAGTGTTTCCGCATGTGGAGATACTTGTTGTTCTCTACAGGGATGACGGTGATTTCCCGCAGGAAACCTATATGCTTTTCAGGGATGATATTATCAATTACCTGAGTCTGAAGGATATTTCGATGATGGCGGGTGTGATAACCGAACGGCTTAACACGCTGGAAAAATCGGCCCTCAAAACCGTCGACCTGATGCATACGGACAGGGATTTTAAAAACGAAATCGCCGCAAGGCCGGGCGCGGGATTTTTCAGGCGATGTTTTTCCTGTGGTACCTGTACCGCCTCGTGTCCGGTATCGGAGATCGATGAGCGTTTCAATCCGCGCCTGATTATACGGCAATGTCTTTTGGGGCAGCGCGAAGAGATCCTCTC harbors:
- a CDS encoding DUF3786 domain-containing protein, with product MNGESIKAAYEKAANMLRDMDLEEVCGRTGAKRKGNILSLDYFNETVEVVLPEIICRGEHISEVDALIIIHYLISTGAAETNGEFVGFKDLPGGMFHYNTFVKEGPGRLSEIFAEEHGRIVSAAAGLGGEKAAFGDASVKLKVFPHVEILVVLYRDDGDFPQETYMLFRDDIINYLSLKDISMMAGVITERLNTLEKSALKTVDLMHTDRDFKNEIAARPGAGFFRRCFSCGTCTASCPVSEIDERFNPRLIIRQCLLGQREEILSSKELWFCVQCYTCYARCPQDVRFTDVIAVLREIAIEEGYAPEVMEEKAKKIGDLAQRLRHGLTEYAWFCATGNKQKDLQENLPEKLMDRLEKGLKELE
- a CDS encoding 4Fe-4S binding protein; its protein translation is MEKNRHVGEVIVLKAPCRESATAVPEISGNRLLIAGCSFLQKCGGFGQPGKVISVDTSNFIMIDIRNLVMGLYSTKKERESNLIGQLLMHAAILANKQPVKNVNVRPFDKILVYGSGLSGLLAALDIPSTTTLDVIETPGETVSPGFLWETMNHPSIVYRLREKVSERGIIGFIPRDDVMGLERVEKGFILKKKGGGIVEYGAIIFAPERREGENNGDGSLTLSGLYLLLEKNVVCRGTMVFLLENVETTSPEVYGDVMRAALHSKKRDRGEVIVVSNDIHVAFRGGEELYDECRKAGVVFIRPSGDYEALSDGGSFRISGIDAGTGSRLTLDRPEIVVIPQKPVLSETSLHFAAMARLSLPGNRYSQADSLSAIPSETNVKGVFVTGAARENLGFSAMREDIHSCVFAVTAYLAGQAGNIEERIPLIDAEKCVLCLTCIRVCPYNALVTDTEKGIAKIIETACMACGICVSECPARAMQMRNLTTTAIDEGVGLLYPKGTG
- a CDS encoding hydrogenase iron-sulfur subunit, whose protein sequence is MADFVLLLYCAFGAKKALMRMSDLGLRIPANVRLFELPCSGRADEVLIMNALEKGYRGVLVVGCQKENCRYIAGNLRAEKRVERIRALIKQAGIREKRIGMVFTAPDEARTLSKKIHDFMDRINET
- a CDS encoding methylenetetrahydrofolate reductase is translated as MNVNKNKSGLEKLFEKGEFVVTAELGPPKSVDPSVIDAKVIALKGAVDAVNITDNQAAIVRISSIGTGIYVKNAGIEPIIQMTCRDRNRLGIQADLLGASLNGIKNLLCITGDHQSLGNHPRARCVFDIDSIQLIGMVRDMREKGVFQCGEAIRNGKHADVHAPGFFIGGAANPFAEPLEWRVDRLRKKVNAGVEFIQTQCIYDMERFSRWMKEVTARGLHGQVKICAGVSPLKSAGAAVYMNEKVAGIVIPDHCIERLRKADDAKAEGLKICIEQIQQLMEMEGVAGVHIIAIEWETAVRGIVEGAGLLPRPEMEE
- a CDS encoding methylenetetrahydrofolate reductase C-terminal domain-containing protein, producing MIVAEQKPVGEILAMLGAGKRILVVGCDSCVTVCLSGGEKEVNVLCSALRMSQKGFSRITGRTVKRQCDREFLEDIRKDAEESDILLSMACGAGCQMLSDFFEGMIVLPALNTLFMGSNEGAGYWLERCLGCGDCVLHITGGICPRVRCAKGLMNGPCGGSKGGKCEVDPEHLECGWNLIYHRLKTLGALDRMMEIQPPRDWSRSHEGGPRRVIREDIAL
- a CDS encoding CoB--CoM heterodisulfide reductase iron-sulfur subunit A family protein; this encodes MTRKKVVIVGAGISGMTVASNLSKRGIVTMLIDKNPYPGGEAVFYGCKATDSCMRCGVCLLRDALCELKENDTMAISFSSTVRSIKRHPPSGYILEIEVSRNYIDPRQCIACGLCQPVCPEDAIKKIPGWTYYIDSHCTACGECVDRCPVGAVSLENRCTRMSVHADSIVIATGFEPYDPARNLKWGYGRNPQVITATDLERCLYDERYPGVHVSRIAFIQCVGSRNVTEGVSQCSRICCAYALRMANKLTYDRPGTAVDFYYMDIQGFGKQFPDFMANVNDSVSFIRSSPVSVATEEGGKPIVRFESPETHACIETAYDLLVLSHGLCPRDNAPNVAELFGLDQDVNGFFNDFPADGAASLRSGIFTAGTCRGPMRIDECITDATAVSRKIFAFLEGEAAG
- the folD gene encoding bifunctional methylenetetrahydrofolate dehydrogenase/methenyltetrahydrofolate cyclohydrolase FolD, yielding MSATIIDGNRIAAGIRTDLKTEIDNLKITGGIVPGLAVVLVGEDPASRVYVRMKNRACSDIGIYSEQHTFGRDITEAALLEKISELNSDNRIHGILVQLPLPPHIEEQKVIGAILPEKDVDGFHPVNMGKLLIGIDGFKPCTPYGVQQMLVHAGIPVEGAHVVVVGRSNIVGKPIAGILVQKQKHANATVTLCHSRTKNLAGLTRQADILIAAIGKPEAITADMVKEDAVVIDVGVNRVDDPGSEKGYKLVGDVKFGEVSQKCRAISPVPGGVGPMTITMLLYNTVQSAKNHAGIE